Proteins encoded together in one Impatiens glandulifera chromosome 1, dImpGla2.1, whole genome shotgun sequence window:
- the LOC124919777 gene encoding xyloglucan endotransglucosylase protein 6-like, whose product MGHSCSSVLLLFIIMSLMLGSAFSSKFDDLFQPSWAYDHFVYEGETLKMKLDNYSGAGFASKTKYMFGKVTTQIKLVEGDSAGTVTAFYMSSDGPTHNEFDFEFLGNTTGEPYLVQTNVYVNGVGNREQRLNLWFDPTKDFHSYSIFWNQRQVIFLVDETPVRVHTNLEHRGIPFPKDQAMGVYSSIWNADDWATQGGRVKTDWTHAPFVASYRGFAIDACECPASAPASESQRRCSSSNERRFWWDEPTLSEMNLHQNHQLIWVRANHMVYDYCEDTARFPTMPTECEHHRH is encoded by the exons ATGGGTCATTCTTGTTCATCAGTTCTTCTTCTGTTCATCATCATGAGTCTAATGCTGGGTTCAGCATTCTCATCCAAGTTCGACGATCTCTTTCAGCCATCTTGGGCCTATGACCATTTTGTCTACGAAGGAGAAACACTCAAGATGAAGCTTGATAACTATTCTG GTGCTGGGTTTGCATCCAAAACCAAGTATATGTTTGGAAAGGTCACCACTCAAATTAAACTTGTAGAAGGTGACTCTGCTGGAACTGTCACAGCTTTCTAT ATGTCATCAGACGGTCCGACCCACAACGAATTCGATTTCGAGTTCCTGGGCAATACAACAGGAGAACCTTACCTGGTTCAAACCAATGTTTATGTTAATGGAGTCGGTAACAGAGAACAAAGATTAAACCTTTGGTTCGATCCCACCAAGGATTTCCATTCCTATTCAATTTTCTGGAATCAGCGTCAAGTTAT ATTTCTAGTGGATGAAACACCAGTTAGGGTTCATACAAATCTAGAACACAGAGGAATACCATTCCCAAAAGATCAGGCAATGGGGGTCTACAGTTCAATCTGGAATGCTGATGATTGGGCAACTCAGGGCGGTAGGGTTAAAACAGATTGGACCCACGCCCCATTCGTGGCCTCATACCGTGGCTTTGCAATAGACGCATGCGAGTGCCCGGCTAGTGCGCCGGCTAGTGAGAGTCAGAGACGGTGCAGTAGCAGTAACGAACGTCGGTTTTGGTGGGACGAACCCACTTTGTCTGAAATGAACCTACATCAGAACCATCAGTTGATTTGGGTTAGGGCTAATCATATGGTTTATGATTATTGTGAAGATACTGCCCGATTCCCGACCATGCCGACCGAATGCGAACACCACCGCCATTGA